A genomic stretch from Lathyrus oleraceus cultivar Zhongwan6 chromosome 2, CAAS_Psat_ZW6_1.0, whole genome shotgun sequence includes:
- the LOC127120394 gene encoding triacylglycerol lipase OBL1: protein MAATCDKGFADSYMILNPEDAHFFDIIHVLFSRNIGHRKFVDSNAEGDVEGSFRGRWLIFISIVLQKFLLFISKPLAKFGSCVEMLVNLVALNGGITMIIINFLSGHLEIPDPKSHRYLSCIGNLDTRVKCDILKREDSKYYVSLAMMASKACYENEAYLKSTIAHEWRMEFVGFFDCWNEYQGRATTQILILLDKSKDRDTYVVAFRGTEPFDADAWCTDLDISWYGIPGVGRVHGGFMKALGLQKNLGWPNEIERDENLAPLAYYVVRDILRKCLSENPNAKFIVTGHSLGGALAILFPTIMFLHDEKLLIERLEGIYTFGQPRVGDERYAEYMKEKMKENCVRYCRFVYCNDIVPRLPYDDKDMLFKHFGICLFFNRRYELKILEEEPNKNYFSPWCVIPMVFNAILELIRSFTIAYKNGPHYREGWFLFFFRMVGLLIPGLPAHGPQDYINSTLLGSIERHFKED, encoded by the exons ATGGCAGCAACTTGTGATAAGGGATTTGCAGATAGTTATATGATTCTAAATCCAGAAGATGCTCATTTCtttgatattattcatgttttATTTTCCCGTAACATAGGGCATAGAAAATTTGTGGACAGTAATGCTGAGGGAGATGTAGAGGGAAGTTTCAGAGGTAGATGGCTTATATTTATCTCTATTGTTCTACAGAAGTTCTTGCTCTTCATTTCTAAACCACTTGCTAAGTTTGGATCTTGTGTTGAGATGTTGGTTAATCTTGTTGCTCTTAATGGAGGCATCACCATGATCATAATTAACTTTCTCTCTG GTCATTTGGAAATCCCAGATCCTAAATCACACAGATACTTGTCATGCATTGGAAATTTGGATACAAGAGTTAAATGTGATATTCTCAAACGTGAAGATAGCAAATATTATGTTTCTCTAGCTATGATGGCTTCAAAAGCATGCTATGAGAATGAAGCTTATCTTAAATCAACAATTGCACATGAATGGAGG ATGGAATTTGTGGGATTTTTCGATTGCTGGAATG AATATCAAGGAAGGGCCACAACTCAAATCTTAATATTGTTAGACAAATCCAAGGACCGTGACACTTATGTAGTAGCTTTTAGAGGAACAGAACCTTTTGATGCAGATGCATGGTGCACAGATCTTGACATCTCTTGGTATGGAATCCCTGGTGTTGGAAGAGTGCATGGTGGATTCATGAAAGCTTTAGGGTTACAGAAGAATTTAGGTTGGCCTAATGAGATTGAAAGAGATGAAAATCTTGCTCCACTAGCTTATTATGTTGTTAGAGACATCTTAAGAAAATGTTTGAGTGAAAACCCTAATGCAAAGTTTATAGTTACTGGTCATAGTTTGGGTGGAGCATTGGCAATACTATTTCCAACAATCATGTTCTTGCATGATGAGAAGTTGTTGATTGAGAGGTTGGAAGGGATTTACACATTTGGACAACCAAGAGTTGGAGATGAGAGATATGCAGAATATATGAAAGAGAAAATGAAGGAAAATTGTGTGAGGTATTGTAGGTTTGTTTATTGCAATGATATTGTTCCAAGGTTGCCCTATGATGATAAGGATATGCTTTTCAAGCACTTTGGGATTTGTCTTTTCTTTAATAGGAGATATGAACTCAAG ATTCTTGAAGAAGAACCAAACAAGAACTATTTCTCACCTTGGTGTGTGATACCTATGGTATTCAATGCCATATTAGAACTTATAAGGAGCTTTACCATTGCTTATAAAAATGGACCTCATTATAGAGAAGGATGGTTTCTCTTCTTTTTTAGGATGGTTGGTTTACTCATTCCTGGATTACCTGCTCATGGTCCACAAGATTACATCAATTCCACTCTTCTTGGATCAATTGAAAGGCATTTTAAAGAAGATTGA